The following nucleotide sequence is from Tissierellales bacterium.
GGGTGACTATATACTTCTACTTTTTTTATCTCTCCATTTTTCACTTTGTGTTTAAACATAAAATAGTTCCTATGTTCTTTTTCCGCCCGCTCCATTTCTATCTTTATTTCATCATCTGGCAACACATTTATATCAGAAATTTTAAGCGCTTTAATTTCTTCTATATTATATCCATAATATTCTACAGCCTTTTTATTAGCATCTATAATTTTTCCGCCATCAGGATCTATTAATAGCTTTACTACAGGTATATTGTCAAATAAATATTTATAAATATCACCATTTTGAAAAATTTTCTCGAAATCTTTCATACTCTTCACCTTCATCACCCCCAGAGCTTAGTTTATTAATATTTACCCCTACATGTTTAAGTTATTCGCACTATTGTTTATATTCTTTAGTCATGCTATACTTAAGTCGACAAATATTCATAAAACGAAAGGACGTGTTTTCATGCTTTATTTAAATGCTAAAACTATCGATGAAATAGCAAATTTAGACGACTTTTTACAAGCTGTAGAACTCGCATACGATATAGAACAAAAACATGAATTTCATCAACCTGATAGACTTCATGTAAATCACGATGATACAACTCTATTGTATATGCCTTGTTTTGCTGGTTCTGTTTTTGGAACAAAAATGTTATCGATAGTTCCTAAAAATGCAGACAAAAATCTTCCAGTCATAAATGGCTTTGTTTTTTTAAACGACGAGGAAACCGGTAACCCATTAGCGCTTATAGATGGTGGGACACTAACAGCCTATAGAACAGGTGCCGTTGGAGGTGTTGGTATTCGTCATACTGTACCTGAAAACGTAGAAACATTAGGACTTGTTGGAACCGGTCTACAAGGCTATTATCAAATACTATATGCATGCCATGTTAGAAACTTTAAAACCATATATCTTTACAATAGAACTTTAGAAAAAGCTGCTCAATTTTCTAAGAAACTTATTAAAAAATTTCCAAATAT
It contains:
- a CDS encoding ornithine cyclodeaminase family protein, with product MLYLNAKTIDEIANLDDFLQAVELAYDIEQKHEFHQPDRLHVNHDDTTLLYMPCFAGSVFGTKMLSIVPKNADKNLPVINGFVFLNDEETGNPLALIDGGTLTAYRTGAVGGVGIRHTVPENVETLGLVGTGLQGYYQILYACHVRNFKTIYLYNRTLEKAAQFSKKLIKKFPNIDIKIAENINELTQKSEVIITATSSSDPVLPDDVNLLKNKHLIAIGSYTPDMRELPKAVFESVNTIYTDTLFAKQESGDLSIPLKEHWIKDSQIKSFSEALDHRGISNDTTLFKSVGMGLFDLIVADTLYKKAKEKGAGQHLD